AGAAGATAGTACAAAATGGCTGATAGGCTGATGGCAGTGGTGTCAGAGCCGGCAATAATGTTGGACATGCTCATCATAAAAACATGATAGTCGGTGACCTTGGATGGGGcatctttatttttaatcATAATTTTTTCCAGGAAATCCTCGGGAGACCCGTCAGCATGCGATATTGCCTTTTCTTCGCTCATCTCCTTTTCGGCCTTTCGTTGACGGATTCGCTCTTTCACATATCCTGCGAGATACATACGTCCAGCAGCCCCTCCAATGCCGAAGAAACTGGTGACGGCAAATACGTAGGGAtgaagggaagagaaaatgcCAATAAGAGTAGAGTAAGCCATGACTTTATGCAGAGCCTGCAGCAGGCCAGAGACGTCCTCTCCACGATCGAGAAAGCCAAATGGTTTGGAGAATGTAATATTCCCAATAACGTCGAATGCATAACACTGGAACCAGTGACCCATGTTAATGGGCTCGCGGCTTTTCGAGGATATGGATAAGCGGTTTACTAGGACATCCGCACATTCGTCCACGTATTTCTCGTAGCTGACAAGACTGGACATGCTGTACAGGCCTTGAAACACCCTCCTTGTCTGGGCGTGCCGTTTAATATCTTTATCTGGAAACATGGTCCACATATCTGGACTCGGATGTTTCCATCCGTCATACCATTCTGATTTTGGTAGTTTCGAGCCGATGCCATACACCGTGTTTACCGCTTCTGGTATATCGATGCTGTACATGTTTGGGGCGAGACGCACCACCGGGCCGTATTTTCGATGAAGTTGGATATTTTCCTGTTCGAAGCCGCCGAGGGCCACACGCCTGAAATACCATAGTCGAGTAAATCGTGCTAGAAAAGGTCCAGGAATTTTGCGTGTTGGCGAAGTAAGGCTTCTAATAAGGAACAATAGAAGGCGGGCTAAGAGCACCACACCCCCAGCCAAACCAATAAGCTTCAAAGGCAACATGATTGCTTTGAGTTGCTACCAGACAGTAAAAAAtacaacaaaaagaaaactacATTGCCCAAATAAATCCTCCTTTATTCAccctttaatatttactcGTTGCCCTCTACCATAGACCATTAATGatggccgagatgccgagTTACCCCAGATTCCGCCCGCACCAACAGGCTCGGACGAATAGTGTAACATCCTAGCTACAGCTATGGATCCAACGGATGGTGTCGGCCCAGTGGGGTTGCAAAGCGCGCCTCCATTCCGCGATCCTGGCCAGTGAAAGCCGCTCTCTATGGCTGCACAAAGCagatctctctcctcccgTTGTCACTTACCGAGATCACAAGAGCCAATCGGTGGTATATTTAGCCATGACTATGCCTGTATCTACCGGGGGCGCGACAATTCCGTCCTCAACTCGGGATTTGAAGCGTCACATCAACGACCGGCTCGGCCTTAAACAATGATTCGGGTCCGGCAATGCTACCTAAAGAGGCGTTCAAACCGGCCCCGAAGACCATGTCCTTGTGGTTTAACAATCCAGCGCTTAATCATATAACCGCCATCTCCAGACAAGGTGATCCTAAAATACACAAATTTCGTGGAAATATGAACGAGTTTGACGTTCGCCTTAACTGCCTTGGCCCTCTTTCGGCTTTTCGccgcctttctcttctggctCCTTgctgcctttctcttctggctTTTTGCTGCCCTTGTCTTCTAGCTTTTTGacgcctttctcttctggcctTTTGACgactttctcttctggctTTTTGACgactttctcttctggctTTTTGCCGCCTTTGTCGTCTACCTCCTCGCTTTTCTGAGGCTGGTCATTAACACCATCGTCACTGTCGTGCCATCCAGCTATCAAGTCATTGTCCGCctccccttcctcctcggGATCCCAGCCTTTCAGTACTCTCGATGCCGCAGCGCTTCCAACAATCGGCAACTTTTCGATACCCAACTTCCGAGCTGCCTCTGGTACCACATCGGGATCAAGGGCTCCGATCTGGTATAATACACTGGCTTGGTCCCAGTAGACGTGCTCGTGGTATAACTTTCCTCCTCTCATCGTAACAATACTAACCACAAGGATTTGGACTCGCTTCTGGGTGGCCGGAACGCCTGGCAGAATCCAAGGCATCTCTTGCGTGTGCTTGAATCGAACATGAATTTCGTCCACGATGCGGTCCGATCCAATTGTTCGAGATAATAAAGTCAACTTGAGCGACTTTGGGTTTCCGAAGTATTGAGAGTAGAACTCTTCAAGTTCGTCGGCACCAATGCCCCCCGTTAAAGTGGGAATGTAAGTCACATGTGGGCTCTTATGAGTTGTGTAGCTCGACATGGTCGGCTTGAGGTTGCGAGTAAAAAACTTTCCTATATGACAGTGTCAGCAACTAAAGCCAAGGAtgcagcaaaaagaaaagaaacagatGCTTCGCAATAGGTATCATCACGGAAAAGCCATCTCAGAACCTACCTTGGACGTTTTCTTCCCACACCGGTTCCAAGTCCACCGTCTGTCCCATTGCTCTCCTTGCCGCAGCCAGACTTCGACTCCAAGCCAAGCCTGCggatatcatatcatattCATCCAAATCATGTTCTGCAAATCCAGGCTGTGCTTGGTAAGTATAGCTGGGGTATGCGAGGCTAAGCAAGCCGCCCGTACCAATTCCTGGTTGGATGGTTTTGTGTGTTGTGCGCCGTTTGCCTTGGATGCCAATCATTTGCGACTGCTTTGTGACGCCGACATCTTCTCCGGCGATTAAGTGCACGAGAGCGGAGATATTGTTTGGAAACTGGCCTTTTGGATCTGGAATTGCGGTCGGATAATAAGCAATGAGAAGTTTGAGCTTGAAGTCAGGGTTATTATCCATAATGTGATAGTGCTCAAGGCacatggcggcg
The sequence above is drawn from the Trichoderma breve strain T069 chromosome 5, whole genome shotgun sequence genome and encodes:
- a CDS encoding cytochrome p450 domain-containing protein is translated as MLPLKLIGLAGGVVLLARLLLFLIRSLTSPTRKIPGPFLARFTRLWYFRRVALGGFEQENIQLHRKYGPVVRLAPNMYSIDIPEAVNTVYGIGSKLPKSEWYDGWKHPSPDMWTMFPDKDIKRHAQTRRVFQGLYSMSSLVSYEKYVDECADVLVNRLSISSKSREPINMGHWFQCYAFDVIGNITFSKPFGFLDRGEDVSGLLQALHKVMAYSTLIGIFSSLHPYVFAVTSFFGIGGAAGRMYLAGYVKERIRQRKAEKEMSEEKAISHADGSPEDFLEKIMIKNKDAPSKVTDYHVFMMSMSNIIAGSDTTAISLSAILYYLLKYPDVMRKLREEVDRSTSAGGHLSFKESLEMPYWQAVMKEALRLHPATGLPLWRTVTEGGLELNGQFFPEGTTIGLNTWTAHYNEDVFGRDAAAFRPERWLEAEKEGGDRIGQMNAYYLPFGLGSRTCIGRHISYLEMSKLIPLLIKNFDFELQDRQRDWKTTNYWFVKPNNFDVTVKARTTV